One window from the genome of Rufibacter tibetensis encodes:
- a CDS encoding glycoside hydrolase family 26 protein, whose translation MVHFYTLSPKFILSTLLLAGTSFFSCEDNLPVKSKEDTSFYSTNFKNARPSSGQSTFAPVDRSATLETVALYNNLKSISKTNSLLGHQDDTKTGYMWANEFDPANPNAPYIIDSDVKKVTGAHPVVYGWDFMRIVDFYTGDRKAWETKITRDLTIEAYNRGGINTYSWHYHNPVAKEGIWWRDAQVEAVKHILPRGSHHEVYKNSLRELADYAKSLVGADGKLIPIIFRPFHEMNGVWFWWGKGHCTVQEYKQLYQFTVKYLRDNLGVHNFLYAWSPDRAFTTEAQYLEYYPGDAYVDIVGMDNYYDLSPNNDPNVVSRKLKIISDYAIRNNKVAAFTETGLDKIPQADWFTNMLLPALRNQPVEIAYFMLWSNTTDMYWTPYQGHPAETDFLNFKGNPYIVFADEVQEIR comes from the coding sequence ATGGTACACTTCTACACCCTTTCGCCTAAATTTATTTTAAGCACCCTCCTTCTCGCAGGTACTAGTTTTTTTTCCTGCGAAGATAATCTTCCCGTAAAGTCAAAAGAAGACACCAGCTTTTATTCTACAAATTTCAAGAATGCCAGACCGTCATCAGGTCAGTCTACTTTTGCCCCGGTTGACAGATCAGCTACTCTAGAAACGGTAGCCCTGTACAACAATCTGAAAAGCATAAGCAAAACCAATTCTTTACTAGGTCACCAAGACGATACCAAAACGGGGTATATGTGGGCTAATGAATTTGATCCTGCAAATCCTAATGCTCCCTACATCATAGATTCAGATGTCAAGAAAGTAACCGGTGCGCATCCGGTGGTGTATGGCTGGGACTTCATGAGAATAGTTGATTTCTATACTGGTGACAGAAAAGCCTGGGAAACAAAAATCACCAGAGATTTAACCATTGAAGCCTACAACAGAGGAGGCATCAATACCTATAGCTGGCATTATCATAACCCTGTCGCCAAAGAAGGCATCTGGTGGCGTGACGCTCAGGTAGAGGCGGTGAAACATATCTTACCAAGGGGCAGTCACCATGAAGTATATAAGAACTCTTTGAGAGAACTTGCTGATTATGCCAAGTCTTTGGTTGGAGCTGATGGTAAATTGATCCCCATTATTTTCAGACCCTTTCATGAAATGAACGGAGTTTGGTTTTGGTGGGGAAAAGGGCATTGCACTGTGCAGGAGTACAAACAATTGTACCAATTTACGGTAAAATACCTGCGTGATAATTTAGGAGTGCATAACTTTCTATACGCCTGGTCCCCAGACAGAGCCTTCACCACGGAGGCACAATACCTGGAGTATTACCCCGGAGACGCCTATGTAGACATTGTGGGTATGGACAATTATTACGATCTATCACCTAACAATGACCCTAACGTAGTCAGTAGGAAATTGAAAATCATCTCTGATTATGCCATTAGAAATAACAAAGTAGCGGCTTTTACAGAGACGGGCCTGGATAAAATTCCTCAAGCAGATTGGTTTACAAATATGTTATTGCCTGCTCTCAGAAACCAACCCGTAGAAATTGCCTATTTTATGCTATGGTCAAACACTACAGATATGTATTGGACTCCTTACCAGGGGCATCCGGCTGAGACCGATTTTCTTAATTTTAAAGGAAACCCGTACATTGTTTTTGCGGATGAAGTACAAGAGATAAGGTAA